Proteins from a single region of Pseudomonas sp. 10S4:
- the uvrD gene encoding DNA helicase II — protein MRDDLSLLLNSLNDAQRQAVAASVGRQLVLAGAGSGKTRVLVHRIAWLIQVENASPHSILSVTFTNKAAAEMRHRIEQLMGINPAGMWVGTFHGLAHRLLRAHWQEAKLSQTFQILDSDDQQRLVKRVIRELGLDEQRWPVRQAQWFINGQKDEGLRPQHIQASGDLFLATMRSIYEAYEAACLRAGVIDFSELLLRALDLWRDNPGLLAHYQKRFRHILVDEFQDTNAVQYAWLRLLAKGGDSLMVVGDDDQSIYGWRGAKIENIYQYSDDFPDAETIRLEQNYRSTAGILKAANALIANNTGRMGKELWTDGGEGEAINLYAAFNEHDEARYVVETIESALKTGLARSDIAILYRSNAQSRVLEEALLRERIPYRIYGGQRFFERAEIKNAMAYLRLLEGRGNDAALERVINVPARGIGEKTVEAIRDHARHSDVSMWEAMRLLVANKGLTGRAAGALGGFIELIENLAAKCMEMPLHLMTQTVIEQSGLIAYHEAEKGEKGQARVENLEELVSAARNFEKAEEEDEDLTPLAAFLGHASLEAGDTQADEHEDSIQLMTLHSAKGLEFPYVFLVGMEEGLFPHKMSLEEPGRLEEERRLAYVGITRAMQNLVMTYAETRRLYGSETYNKVSRFVREVPKGLIQEVRLSNSVSRPFGGGQQQSSSSLFGGSEILDTGFSLGQAVRHSVFGDGVILNFEGAGAQARVQVNFGEGSKWLMLGYAKLEAI, from the coding sequence ATGCGCGATGATCTCTCCCTTCTGCTGAACTCCCTCAACGATGCCCAACGCCAGGCCGTAGCTGCCTCCGTGGGTCGTCAGTTGGTCCTGGCCGGTGCTGGTTCCGGTAAAACCCGAGTGCTGGTGCACCGTATCGCCTGGTTGATCCAGGTCGAAAACGCCTCGCCCCACTCGATCCTGTCGGTGACCTTCACTAATAAGGCCGCTGCCGAGATGCGTCATCGCATCGAGCAGCTGATGGGTATAAACCCGGCCGGCATGTGGGTCGGCACCTTCCACGGCCTGGCGCACCGCTTGTTGCGGGCGCACTGGCAGGAAGCCAAGCTGAGCCAGACCTTCCAGATTCTCGACAGCGACGACCAGCAACGGCTGGTCAAGCGGGTGATCCGCGAGTTGGGCCTGGACGAGCAACGCTGGCCGGTCCGTCAGGCCCAGTGGTTCATCAACGGGCAGAAAGACGAAGGTCTGCGCCCACAACACATTCAAGCCAGCGGCGATCTGTTCCTGGCCACCATGCGCAGCATTTATGAAGCCTACGAGGCCGCGTGCCTGCGCGCCGGTGTCATCGATTTCTCCGAACTGCTACTGCGCGCCCTCGACCTGTGGCGCGATAACCCGGGGTTGCTGGCGCATTATCAAAAGCGCTTCCGGCACATTCTGGTGGACGAGTTCCAGGACACCAACGCCGTGCAGTACGCCTGGTTGCGGCTGCTGGCCAAGGGCGGCGACAGCCTGATGGTGGTCGGCGACGACGACCAGTCGATCTACGGCTGGCGCGGGGCGAAAATCGAGAACATCTATCAGTACTCCGACGACTTCCCGGACGCTGAAACCATTCGTCTGGAGCAGAACTACCGTTCCACCGCCGGCATCCTCAAGGCTGCCAACGCCCTGATCGCCAATAACACCGGGCGCATGGGCAAAGAGTTGTGGACCGATGGGGGCGAAGGCGAAGCAATCAACTTGTATGCCGCGTTCAACGAACACGATGAAGCACGCTACGTGGTGGAAACCATCGAAAGCGCGCTGAAAACCGGCTTGGCTCGCAGTGATATTGCGATTTTGTACCGCTCCAACGCCCAATCCCGCGTTTTGGAAGAAGCCTTGCTGCGCGAGCGCATCCCGTACCGCATCTATGGCGGTCAGCGCTTTTTCGAACGGGCGGAAATCAAGAACGCCATGGCCTACCTGCGCTTGCTGGAAGGTCGTGGTAACGATGCGGCGCTGGAGCGGGTGATCAACGTCCCGGCCCGCGGCATTGGCGAGAAAACCGTCGAAGCGATTCGCGACCACGCGCGTCATAGCGATGTGTCGATGTGGGAAGCCATGCGTTTGCTGGTCGCCAACAAAGGCCTGACCGGCCGTGCTGCGGGCGCCTTGGGTGGGTTTATCGAGCTGATCGAGAACCTCGCCGCCAAGTGTATGGAAATGCCGCTGCACCTGATGACCCAGACGGTCATCGAGCAGTCCGGGCTGATCGCCTATCACGAAGCGGAAAAAGGCGAGAAAGGCCAGGCCCGGGTAGAAAACCTTGAGGAACTGGTCAGCGCTGCGCGCAATTTCGAGAAAGCTGAAGAAGAAGACGAGGACCTGACGCCACTGGCCGCATTCCTCGGCCACGCTTCGCTGGAAGCCGGCGACACGCAGGCTGACGAACACGAAGACAGCATTCAGCTGATGACCCTGCACAGCGCCAAAGGCCTGGAATTCCCTTACGTGTTCCTGGTGGGCATGGAAGAAGGCTTGTTCCCGCACAAGATGAGCCTGGAAGAACCCGGCCGTCTTGAAGAGGAACGCCGTCTGGCCTACGTCGGTATCACTCGGGCCATGCAGAACCTGGTCATGACCTACGCTGAAACCCGACGCCTGTACGGCAGTGAGACCTACAACAAGGTCTCGCGTTTCGTACGTGAAGTGCCCAAAGGCCTGATTCAGGAAGTGCGGCTGTCCAACAGCGTCAGCCGTCCGTTCGGCGGTGGTCAGCAGCAGAGTTCCAGCAGTTTGTTCGGCGGCAGCGAAATCCTCGACACCGGCTTCAGCCTCGGCCAGGCTGTTCGGCATTCAGTGTTTGGCGACGGCGTGATCCTGAACTTCGAAGGCGCCGGGGCCCAGGCTCGGGTGCAGGTGAATTTTGGCGAAGGCAGCAAGTGGTTGATGCTTGGCTATGCCAAGCTCGAAGCGATCTAA
- a CDS encoding EamA family transporter yields MTAIFAKIGIENVNSDFATLLRTIVVLVSLALILYATGQYQSLGSISAKSYLFLLLSGLATGASWICYFRALKLGPASLVAPVDKLSVVLVAVLGVILADEKLDLRQWGGIGLITAGVVMLALRR; encoded by the coding sequence ATGACTGCAATCTTCGCGAAGATCGGCATCGAAAATGTCAATTCCGACTTCGCCACCCTCCTGCGCACCATCGTGGTATTGGTCAGCCTGGCCTTGATTTTGTACGCGACGGGCCAATATCAGTCATTAGGATCGATCTCTGCCAAAAGTTACCTGTTCCTGCTGCTATCAGGACTGGCGACTGGCGCCTCATGGATTTGCTACTTCCGCGCGCTGAAACTCGGCCCGGCCTCGCTGGTCGCTCCAGTGGACAAGCTCAGTGTGGTGTTGGTGGCCGTCCTCGGCGTGATCCTCGCGGACGAGAAACTCGACCTGCGCCAATGGGGCGGAATTGGCCTGATCACCGCCGGAGTGGTAATGCTCGCGTTGCGACGCTGA
- a CDS encoding Tim44 domain-containing protein, whose protein sequence is MKRFLSIAMALCIGLTMSLDANAKRFGGGKSVGAAPTHQTSQMAPSSAAGGAAATAGAAGAAGAAAKAGGASRWLGPLAGIAAGGLLASMFMGGGFQGMQIFDILIMAVIAFLIFRFIAARRRKQQEHMAPAGAPMQREVFENKPASGSIFGGSAAPAAARPVINAPAWFNEQSFVEAARNHFQSLQQHWDANEMDKIAEFVTPQMLEFLKRERADLGEGFQSTYIDNLQVQLDGVDDRADKTIATLTFSGVSKTSRFDQGEVFSESWNMERPQGENQPWLVAGIRQNG, encoded by the coding sequence ATGAAACGTTTTCTTAGCATCGCCATGGCGTTGTGCATCGGCCTGACGATGAGCCTCGACGCCAACGCCAAGCGCTTTGGTGGCGGCAAAAGCGTCGGCGCTGCGCCGACCCACCAAACCAGCCAAATGGCCCCTTCTTCCGCCGCGGGCGGCGCTGCGGCGACCGCTGGTGCTGCCGGTGCCGCAGGCGCTGCGGCCAAGGCCGGCGGTGCTTCGCGCTGGCTCGGCCCTCTGGCCGGTATCGCTGCCGGCGGCCTGCTGGCCTCCATGTTCATGGGCGGTGGCTTCCAGGGCATGCAGATCTTCGACATCCTGATCATGGCGGTCATTGCCTTCTTGATCTTCCGCTTCATCGCCGCCCGTCGCCGCAAGCAGCAGGAGCACATGGCTCCGGCTGGCGCGCCGATGCAGCGTGAAGTGTTCGAGAACAAGCCTGCCAGTGGTTCGATCTTCGGCGGTTCGGCTGCACCTGCTGCCGCTCGTCCGGTGATCAATGCTCCGGCCTGGTTCAATGAACAGAGCTTCGTCGAAGCGGCCCGCAACCACTTCCAGTCCCTGCAGCAGCATTGGGACGCCAACGAAATGGACAAGATCGCCGAGTTCGTGACCCCGCAGATGCTGGAGTTCCTCAAGCGCGAACGTGCAGATCTGGGCGAAGGCTTCCAGTCCACCTACATCGATAACCTCCAGGTACAACTGGATGGCGTGGATGATCGGGCGGACAAGACTATCGCCACCCTGACCTTCAGCGGTGTGTCGAAGACTTCGCGCTTCGACCAGGGCGAAGTGTTCAGCGAAAGCTGGAACATGGAACGTCCACAGGGCGAGAACCAGCCTTGGCTGGTCGCCGGTATCCGCCAGAACGGCTGA
- a CDS encoding SMI1/KNR4 family protein, whose translation MEEIIEQLREANEPVPVPLELPDEDQIVEIEEQLFIDIPFVFREFLLTVSDVVYGSLEPVTVTDPQSHTYLPDVAANAWDAGVDRSMIPICQDGDDYYLVEEDGTVVLWQAEEELIAEETWESVWHWARDVWLES comes from the coding sequence GTGGAAGAAATCATCGAACAACTGCGTGAAGCCAACGAACCGGTACCGGTCCCCTTGGAGTTGCCCGACGAAGATCAGATCGTGGAAATCGAAGAACAACTGTTCATCGACATTCCATTTGTCTTCAGAGAATTTTTGCTGACTGTCAGTGATGTGGTCTACGGCAGCCTGGAGCCGGTGACTGTCACCGACCCGCAATCCCACACCTATCTGCCGGACGTTGCCGCCAACGCTTGGGACGCTGGCGTTGATCGCAGCATGATCCCGATCTGCCAGGACGGTGACGACTACTACCTGGTTGAAGAAGACGGCACCGTGGTGCTGTGGCAGGCCGAAGAAGAGCTGATTGCCGAAGAAACCTGGGAATCGGTGTGGCACTGGGCGCGGGACGTCTGGCTGGAAAGCTGA
- a CDS encoding cation:proton antiporter, translating to MHAISFIQDLAVIMLVAGVVTVLFHRFKQPVVLGYIVAGFIIGPHTPPFGLIHDEQTIKTLAELGVIFLMFCLGLEFSLRKLFKVGATAFIAAFLEIVLMIWIGYEIGRWFDWNTMDSLFLGAILAISSTTIIVKALNDLKMKNERFAQLIFGVLIVEDILGIGIIALLSSIAVSGTVSSGEVFSTVGKLSLFMIVALVIGILLVPRLLAYVAKFESNEMLLITVLGLCFGFCLLVVKLEYSMVLGAFLIGAIMAESRQLLKIERLIEPVRDLFSAIFFVAIGLMLDPMILLQYAWPIAVITVAVVLGKMLSCGLGAFIAGNDGRTSLRVGMGLSQIGEFSFIIAALGMTLQVTSNFLYPVAVAVSVLTTLLTPYLIRAADPLSIKLAAVMPGRLSRVLGMYGEWLRSIQPQGEGALLASMIRRILLQVGVNLALVIAIFFSGAFFAERMSAYLQGWISDPSWQKALIWGGALLLSLPFLIAAYRKLKALSMLLAEMGVKPEMAGRHTQRVRRVIAEVIPILSLLVIFLLLAALSASILPTNKLLVLIAVVAAAVAALLWRWFIRVHTRMQVALLETLDNHKESSGH from the coding sequence ATGCATGCCATCAGTTTCATTCAAGACCTGGCAGTGATCATGTTGGTCGCAGGCGTGGTAACCGTGCTCTTTCATCGTTTCAAACAACCGGTGGTTCTTGGTTATATCGTCGCCGGTTTCATTATTGGCCCGCACACGCCACCGTTCGGCCTGATCCACGATGAACAAACCATCAAGACCCTCGCTGAACTCGGGGTGATTTTCCTGATGTTCTGCCTGGGCCTGGAGTTCAGCCTGCGCAAGCTCTTCAAGGTTGGAGCCACGGCGTTTATCGCGGCGTTCCTGGAAATCGTGCTGATGATCTGGATCGGCTACGAAATCGGCCGCTGGTTTGACTGGAACACCATGGATTCGCTGTTCCTGGGGGCGATCCTGGCGATTTCCTCAACCACCATCATCGTCAAGGCCCTCAACGACCTGAAGATGAAGAACGAGCGCTTCGCCCAGTTGATCTTCGGTGTGCTGATTGTCGAAGACATCCTCGGCATCGGCATCATCGCCTTGCTGTCGAGCATCGCAGTCAGCGGTACGGTCAGTTCCGGCGAAGTGTTCTCGACCGTCGGCAAGCTCTCGCTGTTCATGATCGTCGCACTGGTCATCGGCATCTTGTTGGTGCCGCGGCTATTGGCCTACGTGGCTAAATTCGAAAGCAATGAAATGCTGCTGATTACCGTACTGGGCCTGTGTTTCGGCTTTTGCCTGCTGGTGGTCAAGCTCGAATACAGCATGGTCCTCGGCGCCTTCCTGATTGGCGCGATCATGGCCGAATCCCGGCAGTTGCTGAAGATCGAACGTCTGATCGAGCCGGTTCGCGACCTGTTCAGCGCAATCTTCTTCGTCGCCATCGGGCTGATGCTTGATCCGATGATCCTGCTGCAATATGCCTGGCCAATCGCGGTGATCACCGTGGCGGTGGTGCTGGGCAAGATGCTGTCCTGCGGCCTCGGGGCGTTTATCGCCGGCAATGACGGACGAACCTCACTGCGGGTCGGGATGGGTCTTTCACAGATTGGCGAATTTTCCTTCATCATCGCCGCGCTTGGCATGACCTTGCAGGTCACCAGCAACTTCCTTTATCCGGTGGCCGTGGCGGTATCGGTCCTGACCACACTGCTGACGCCGTATTTGATCCGCGCGGCCGACCCACTGTCGATCAAACTGGCGGCGGTCATGCCTGGGCGCTTGAGCCGGGTGCTGGGGATGTATGGCGAGTGGCTGCGCAGCATTCAGCCGCAAGGCGAGGGCGCGCTGCTGGCGTCGATGATTCGGCGGATTTTGTTGCAGGTTGGGGTCAATCTGGCGCTGGTGATCGCGATTTTCTTCTCGGGCGCGTTTTTCGCCGAGCGTATGTCGGCTTACCTGCAAGGCTGGATCAGTGACCCGAGCTGGCAGAAAGCGTTGATCTGGGGTGGGGCGTTGCTGTTGTCGCTGCCGTTCCTGATCGCCGCCTATCGCAAGCTCAAGGCACTGTCGATGCTATTGGCAGAGATGGGCGTGAAGCCAGAGATGGCCGGCCGCCACACGCAGCGAGTGCGCCGGGTGATCGCCGAAGTGATCCCGATCCTCTCGCTGCTGGTGATCTTCCTGCTGCTGGCAGCCTTGTCGGCCAGTATTCTGCCGACCAACAAGTTGCTGGTACTGATCGCCGTCGTCGCGGCCGCCGTGGCGGCGCTGCTCTGGCGCTGGTTCATCCGCGTGCATACACGCATGCAGGTAGCCCTGCTGGAAACCCTGGACAACCACAAGGAATCGTCCGGGCATTGA
- a CDS encoding acyl-CoA thioesterase produces MEPGNAQLSMTVLMTPDMANFSGNVHGGTLLKYLDEVAYACASRYAGRYVVTLSVDQVIFREPIHVGELVTFLASVNYTGNTSMEVGIKVVTENIRERSVRHTNSCFFTMVAVDDQRKPAVVPPLQPENSEDKRRFMQAQQRRQIRQELEKRYQEIKDDA; encoded by the coding sequence ATGGAACCCGGAAACGCCCAACTGTCGATGACGGTATTGATGACCCCCGACATGGCCAACTTCTCTGGCAATGTCCACGGTGGCACCCTGCTCAAATACCTCGACGAAGTGGCCTACGCCTGCGCCAGCCGTTATGCCGGCCGCTACGTGGTGACCCTGTCGGTGGATCAGGTGATTTTCCGCGAGCCGATCCATGTCGGCGAGCTGGTGACGTTCCTGGCGTCGGTCAACTACACCGGCAACACCTCGATGGAGGTGGGCATCAAGGTGGTGACCGAGAACATCCGCGAACGCTCGGTGCGCCACACCAATAGCTGCTTCTTCACCATGGTCGCGGTGGATGACCAGCGCAAACCGGCCGTCGTCCCGCCGCTGCAGCCGGAGAACAGCGAAGACAAGCGTCGCTTTATGCAGGCCCAGCAGCGTCGGCAGATTCGCCAGGAGCTGGAAAAGCGTTATCAGGAAATCAAGGACGACGCCTGA
- the pdxY gene encoding pyridoxal kinase PdxY, which produces MKRTPHLLAIQSHVVFGHAGNSAAVFPMQRVGVNVWPLNTVQFSNHTQYGQWAGEILPPHQIPELVEGIAAIGELGNCDAVLSGYLGSAAQGRAILTGVARIKSINPKALYLCDPVMGHPEKGCSVPVEVSDFLLEEAAAVADFMCPNQLELDSFSGRKPQSLFDCLAMARALMARGPKAVLVKHLDYPGKPEEVFEMLLVTAEGSWHLRRPLLAFPRQPVGVGDLTSGLFLARVLLGDSLVAAFEFTAAAVHEVLLETQACASYELELVRAQDRIAHPRVRFEATPISL; this is translated from the coding sequence ATGAAACGTACGCCCCATCTGCTCGCCATCCAGTCCCACGTGGTGTTCGGCCACGCCGGTAACAGCGCCGCGGTTTTCCCGATGCAGCGGGTCGGGGTGAATGTCTGGCCGCTCAACACCGTGCAGTTCTCCAACCACACGCAATACGGGCAGTGGGCAGGTGAAATACTGCCACCGCATCAGATTCCCGAGCTGGTGGAAGGCATCGCGGCGATTGGTGAGCTGGGCAACTGCGATGCGGTGTTGTCGGGTTATCTCGGCAGTGCGGCCCAGGGCCGGGCGATCCTTACGGGCGTGGCGCGGATCAAGTCGATCAACCCCAAGGCGTTGTATTTGTGCGATCCGGTGATGGGACACCCGGAGAAGGGCTGCAGTGTGCCGGTCGAGGTCAGTGACTTCCTGTTGGAGGAAGCGGCGGCCGTCGCCGACTTCATGTGCCCGAATCAGCTGGAGCTGGACAGCTTCTCAGGGCGCAAACCGCAGTCGTTGTTCGATTGCCTGGCCATGGCGCGAGCGCTGATGGCGCGTGGGCCGAAGGCTGTGCTGGTCAAGCATCTGGACTATCCCGGCAAACCTGAAGAGGTTTTCGAGATGCTGCTGGTGACCGCTGAAGGGAGTTGGCACCTGCGTCGGCCATTGTTGGCGTTTCCGCGGCAGCCGGTGGGCGTGGGCGACCTGACGTCCGGGCTGTTCCTGGCTCGCGTGCTGTTGGGTGACAGCCTGGTGGCGGCGTTTGAGTTCACCGCGGCCGCGGTGCATGAGGTGCTGCTGGAAACCCAGGCGTGCGCCAGCTATGAGCTGGAACTGGTGCGGGCGCAGGACCGGATCGCACATCCTCGGGTGCGGTTCGAAGCGACCCCGATCAGTCTCTGA
- a CDS encoding CobW family GTP-binding protein: MLQNIPTHVIAGPLGSGKTSLIKHLLAQRPANERWAVLINEFGQIGLDAALLTQDSDGIALGEVAGGCLCCVNGAPFQIGLGRLLRKARPDRLFIEPSGLGHPAQLLRQLSEAPWQGVLAVQPCVLVLDAQALAAGKPLPAAQQEALNSAGLLLLNKSEGLDEDDRQRIVAQLPDRPMFWTQQAVMPLSELPGLGSQAVTGVDNFIVPKGLAQMPAIWTDAALPICLSQAQEGGWSIGWRWHPSQTFDAALVGQWLESLAWRRAKLVIHSVNGWVSANAVDNSVLDWRPSEWRQDSRIELIFSESQDVSELQKGLAGCR; this comes from the coding sequence ATGTTGCAGAACATTCCCACCCACGTCATCGCCGGCCCGTTGGGCTCCGGCAAGACCAGCCTGATCAAGCATCTGCTGGCCCAGCGCCCGGCGAATGAACGCTGGGCGGTGCTGATCAACGAGTTCGGCCAGATCGGCCTCGACGCCGCTCTGCTGACCCAGGACAGCGATGGTATCGCACTGGGTGAAGTGGCCGGCGGCTGTTTGTGTTGCGTGAATGGTGCGCCGTTTCAGATCGGCCTCGGGCGGTTGCTGCGCAAGGCGCGGCCGGATCGGTTGTTTATCGAACCCTCCGGGCTGGGGCATCCGGCCCAGTTGCTGCGGCAGTTGAGCGAGGCGCCGTGGCAAGGTGTGCTGGCGGTTCAGCCGTGTGTTCTGGTGCTTGATGCCCAGGCGCTAGCTGCCGGAAAACCGCTGCCGGCGGCGCAACAGGAGGCGTTGAACAGCGCGGGTCTGTTGCTGCTGAACAAGTCAGAAGGTCTTGATGAGGATGATCGTCAGCGGATTGTTGCGCAGTTGCCGGATCGCCCGATGTTCTGGACGCAGCAAGCGGTCATGCCGTTGAGCGAATTGCCGGGGCTTGGGAGTCAGGCGGTTACGGGTGTGGATAACTTCATCGTCCCCAAGGGATTGGCGCAGATGCCGGCTATCTGGACCGATGCCGCGCTGCCGATTTGCTTGAGTCAGGCGCAGGAGGGTGGCTGGAGCATTGGTTGGCGTTGGCATCCGAGTCAGACATTCGATGCCGCACTCGTTGGTCAGTGGCTTGAAAGTCTTGCCTGGCGGCGGGCGAAGCTGGTTATCCACAGCGTCAACGGTTGGGTTTCAGCGAATGCGGTGGATAACTCGGTGCTGGATTGGCGGCCGAGTGAGTGGCGACAGGATTCGCGGATTGAGTTGATTTTTAGTGAGTCGCAGGATGTGAGCGAATTACAGAAAGGCTTGGCCGGGTGCCGGTAA
- a CDS encoding NADH:ubiquinone oxidoreductase → MRLMGLSLLLALGSGEALAQACVVHSTAERLDVKVCQQNRNIPEKLFADGFCQPNLPGQKVEVQYVDQCPTGAFGVCSNAQVANMPYRQDIHYYGVATDAAYLKPFCEAQSQGNWLKP, encoded by the coding sequence ATGCGGTTGATGGGATTGTCGTTGCTGCTGGCGCTGGGGTCGGGCGAGGCGTTGGCCCAAGCGTGCGTAGTACATAGCACGGCGGAACGGCTCGACGTGAAAGTCTGCCAGCAGAACCGCAACATCCCGGAGAAACTGTTCGCCGACGGTTTCTGCCAGCCGAACCTTCCCGGTCAGAAAGTCGAGGTGCAATACGTCGACCAATGCCCCACCGGCGCCTTCGGCGTGTGCAGCAACGCCCAAGTCGCCAATATGCCTTACCGCCAGGATATTCACTATTACGGCGTGGCCACCGATGCGGCGTATTTGAAACCGTTTTGCGAGGCGCAGAGCCAGGGAAACTGGCTCAAACCTTGA
- a CDS encoding DUF1826 domain-containing protein, translating to MLTLTPVGAGLLAKAPVRTPRQHRGATPKVLTKILHDDANLAVWRRQLPLHIADFASLLLSLNEPLAESLSLDIANEDAEPNLKGLASGFSDLEGYEGFITDVSWLVSAFACLLGAKHIGLRLRVLETAMCPRFHVDHVPVRLITTYAGIGSQWLKEGAMDRRQLGKPEAEPQSQIQQINSGDVALLKGEKWHGNEGFGLIHRSPQPAPGERRLILTLDWLS from the coding sequence ATGCTCACACTCACCCCTGTGGGAGCGGGCTTGCTCGCGAAGGCGCCAGTACGGACACCACGCCAACACCGCGGAGCAACCCCAAAAGTCCTGACAAAAATTCTCCACGACGACGCCAATCTCGCCGTCTGGCGGCGCCAACTCCCGTTACACATCGCGGATTTCGCCAGTTTACTTCTGTCCCTGAACGAACCACTGGCGGAGTCCCTGTCCCTGGACATCGCCAATGAAGACGCCGAGCCCAACCTCAAAGGACTGGCCTCAGGCTTCAGCGATCTGGAAGGCTACGAAGGCTTCATCACCGACGTCTCCTGGCTGGTCAGCGCATTCGCCTGCTTACTCGGCGCCAAGCACATCGGCCTGCGCCTTCGGGTGCTGGAGACTGCCATGTGTCCACGCTTTCACGTCGATCACGTACCTGTGCGGCTGATCACCACTTACGCCGGCATTGGCAGCCAATGGCTGAAAGAAGGGGCGATGGATCGCCGGCAACTGGGCAAACCCGAGGCAGAACCCCAGTCGCAGATCCAGCAAATCAACAGCGGTGACGTGGCGCTGTTAAAAGGGGAGAAGTGGCATGGCAATGAAGGCTTCGGCCTGATCCACCGCTCGCCGCAACCGGCGCCGGGCGAGCGCCGGTTAATCCTGACGCTCGACTGGCTGAGCTAG
- the zigA gene encoding zinc metallochaperone GTPase ZigA, with the protein MPNRLPVTVLSGFLGAGKSTLLNYVLRNRENLRVAVIVNDMSEINIDGSEVQRDVSLNRAEEKLVEMSNGCICCTLREDLLEEVSKLAKDGRFDYLLIESTGISEPLPVAETFTFRDEEGQSLADIARLDTMVTVVDGMNFLLDYQAAESLASRGETLGEEDERSITDLLIEQIEFADVILISKIDLISSSERQELIAILERLNSQAEIIPMVMGEVPLKKILNTGRFDFEKAAQAPGWLQELRGEHVPETEEYGIASTAYRARRPFHPQRFFSFIDRPWVNGKLLRSKGFFWLASKHMDAGSWSQAGGLMRHGFAGRWWRFVPKTQWPQDEESTAGIMENWTASTGDCRQELVFIGQNIDFAQLTAELDSCLLTDDEMAQGIEGWRLLPDPFGPWHEEAA; encoded by the coding sequence ATGCCCAATCGTCTCCCTGTGACCGTTTTGTCGGGCTTTCTCGGCGCTGGCAAGAGTACGTTGCTCAATTACGTACTACGTAACCGAGAGAACCTGCGTGTTGCCGTGATCGTCAACGATATGAGCGAGATCAACATCGATGGCAGCGAAGTTCAGCGCGATGTCAGCCTGAACCGTGCCGAAGAGAAACTCGTGGAAATGAGCAACGGCTGCATTTGCTGCACCTTGCGCGAAGATTTGCTGGAGGAAGTCAGCAAACTCGCCAAGGACGGTCGTTTTGATTACTTGTTGATCGAATCCACCGGCATTTCCGAACCGCTACCAGTGGCGGAAACCTTTACCTTCCGCGACGAAGAAGGCCAAAGCCTGGCGGACATTGCCCGGCTCGACACCATGGTCACGGTGGTCGACGGGATGAACTTCCTGCTCGACTACCAGGCCGCCGAGAGCCTAGCGTCCCGGGGCGAAACCCTGGGCGAAGAGGATGAGCGTTCGATCACTGACTTGCTGATCGAGCAGATCGAATTCGCCGACGTGATCCTGATCAGCAAGATCGACTTGATCAGCAGCAGCGAGCGTCAGGAACTGATCGCGATCCTCGAGCGGCTCAACTCCCAAGCGGAAATCATCCCGATGGTCATGGGCGAAGTACCGCTCAAGAAGATCCTCAACACCGGTCGCTTCGACTTCGAAAAAGCCGCCCAGGCCCCAGGCTGGCTTCAGGAACTACGCGGCGAGCACGTGCCGGAAACCGAAGAATACGGCATCGCCTCCACGGCCTATCGCGCGCGCCGACCATTCCATCCCCAGCGCTTTTTCAGCTTCATCGATCGCCCATGGGTGAACGGCAAACTGCTGCGCTCCAAGGGCTTTTTCTGGCTGGCCAGCAAGCACATGGACGCCGGTAGCTGGTCACAGGCCGGCGGCTTGATGCGCCATGGCTTCGCCGGACGCTGGTGGCGTTTCGTGCCGAAAACCCAATGGCCGCAGGATGAAGAAAGCACTGCCGGGATCATGGAAAACTGGACGGCGTCCACGGGTGATTGCCGTCAGGAACTGGTGTTCATCGGTCAGAACATCGACTTTGCACAGCTCACCGCCGAACTCGATAGCTGCCTGCTGACCGACGATGAAATGGCCCAAGGCATCGAGGGTTGGCGCCTGCTGCCAGACCCGTTCGGCCCCTGGCACGAAGAGGCCGCCTGA
- the dksA gene encoding RNA polymerase-binding protein DksA, which yields MTEQELLAQLAADYMNDAQQGFFRDLLLAQRSELQARIAGEFDILREQEPNSDPADVGSAEEQRQWQLRLLEREKKLLDKIDEALEHLARGEYGWCRETGEPIGLKRLLLRPTATLSIEAKEREELRERHQRAI from the coding sequence ATGACTGAACAAGAACTCTTGGCTCAACTCGCCGCCGATTACATGAACGACGCCCAGCAAGGTTTCTTCCGTGACCTGTTGCTGGCTCAACGCAGCGAACTGCAAGCGCGCATTGCCGGTGAGTTCGACATATTGCGCGAACAGGAACCCAACAGCGATCCCGCTGACGTTGGCAGCGCCGAAGAGCAGCGCCAATGGCAACTGCGCCTGCTGGAGCGGGAAAAGAAGCTCCTGGACAAGATCGACGAAGCCCTGGAACACCTGGCCCGCGGCGAATACGGCTGGTGCCGCGAAACCGGCGAGCCGATTGGCCTCAAGCGCTTGCTGCTGCGGCCCACCGCCACACTGAGTATCGAAGCCAAAGAACGTGAAGAGCTGCGCGAACGCCATCAACGGGCGATTTGA